A genomic region of Leptotrichia hofstadii contains the following coding sequences:
- a CDS encoding glycerol dehydrogenase, which translates to MTKIINSPSKYIQGKDEIANLATYYKLRGDSGAYLLVDKFIFDNFKDKIVESFEKEGVNYHIEVFGGECSKNEINRNIDILKEKKCDAVFGIGGGKTLDAAKAVSYYENIPVFIIPTIASTDAPCSALSVIYTPNGEFEEYLFLKANPDMVIMDTDVIVNAPARLLVAGIGDALATYYEAKACVDSNASSIAGGGITKAAIAIAELCKNTLFQDGLKAKIAVENKVVTQAVENIIEANTYLSGIGFESGGLAAAHAIHNGLTILEEGHHMYHGEKVAFGTITQLVLENRCLCEIKKVVEFCKSVGLPTTLDELGMGSVSKERLYEVAKASTAEGETIHNMPFKVTADDVFAAILVADELGKN; encoded by the coding sequence ATGACAAAGATTATTAATTCACCATCAAAATACATTCAAGGGAAAGATGAAATTGCCAATTTGGCAACTTATTACAAGTTACGTGGTGACAGCGGAGCATATCTTTTAGTAGATAAATTTATTTTTGATAATTTTAAGGATAAAATTGTTGAAAGTTTTGAAAAAGAAGGCGTAAACTACCATATCGAAGTTTTTGGCGGAGAATGTTCAAAAAATGAAATTAACCGAAATATTGATATTTTAAAAGAAAAAAAATGTGATGCAGTATTTGGAATCGGTGGAGGAAAAACTCTTGATGCGGCAAAAGCAGTATCGTATTACGAAAATATTCCTGTCTTCATCATTCCGACAATTGCTTCAACAGATGCACCATGCAGCGCTTTGTCAGTAATCTACACTCCAAATGGAGAATTTGAAGAATACCTGTTCTTAAAGGCAAATCCTGATATGGTAATAATGGATACCGATGTAATAGTAAATGCGCCTGCCAGACTTCTTGTTGCTGGAATTGGAGATGCACTTGCCACTTACTATGAAGCCAAAGCCTGTGTTGATTCAAATGCCTCTTCAATCGCTGGAGGAGGAATTACAAAAGCCGCTATTGCAATTGCAGAATTGTGTAAAAATACTCTGTTCCAAGATGGTTTAAAAGCTAAAATTGCGGTGGAAAATAAAGTAGTTACACAAGCTGTTGAAAATATAATCGAAGCAAATACTTATTTAAGTGGAATTGGATTTGAAAGTGGAGGACTTGCGGCAGCTCACGCTATTCACAACGGACTTACAATTCTCGAAGAAGGACACCATATGTATCATGGAGAAAAAGTTGCATTCGGAACAATTACGCAATTAGTTCTGGAAAACAGATGTCTGTGTGAAATCAAAAAAGTTGTAGAGTTCTGTAAGAGTGTAGGGCTTCCAACAACATTGGATGAATTGGGAATGGGAAGTGTTTCTAAAGAACGACTGTATGAAGTAGCAAAGGCAAGTACAGCCGAAGGTGAAACAATCCATAATATGCCATTCAAAGTTACTGCTGATGATGTTTTTGCAGCTATTTTAGTAGCAGATGAACTTGGTAAAAATTAA
- a CDS encoding HAD family hydrolase — translation MENINSKKIKNIVFDLGNVLINFDKDTYLEEKLPKEKREAFHENVINTKEWLMLDRGTLTYPEAKKIFKERSPHLAAEIDNFFDKDFFELLKPIKENIELLYKLRDHYEYKLYVLSNFHKDSYEYVFKHNDFFKLFEGCLVSCYFKLLKPEEKIYDTLLYEFGLIPEETLFIDDIKENIEAAENKGIRGLHLPDYTKLEAELKNILKI, via the coding sequence ATGGAAAATATAAATTCTAAAAAAATAAAAAATATAGTATTTGATTTAGGAAATGTTTTAATAAATTTTGACAAAGATACGTATTTAGAAGAAAAATTACCTAAAGAAAAAAGAGAGGCATTTCATGAAAATGTAATTAATACAAAGGAATGGTTAATGCTTGACAGGGGAACTTTGACTTATCCTGAAGCCAAGAAAATTTTTAAGGAAAGAAGTCCACATTTGGCTGCTGAAATTGATAATTTTTTTGACAAGGACTTTTTTGAATTGTTAAAGCCTATAAAAGAAAATATTGAACTTCTTTACAAATTAAGAGATCATTATGAATACAAATTATATGTACTTTCAAATTTTCACAAGGACTCATACGAATATGTCTTTAAACACAACGATTTCTTTAAATTATTTGAAGGCTGCCTAGTTTCATGCTATTTCAAGCTTTTAAAGCCAGAAGAAAAAATTTATGACACTCTTCTTTATGAATTTGGATTAATTCCAGAAGAAACATTGTTTATTGATGATATAAAGGAAAATATTGAAGCTGCTGAAAATAAAGGAATCAGAGGACTTCATCTGCCAGATTACACTAAATTAGAAGCAGAGTTGAAAAATATTTTGAAAATTTAA
- the dtd gene encoding D-aminoacyl-tRNA deacylase, giving the protein MKIIIQRVNFAEIFVNNKFKGKIQKGIVAYIGVANGDSVKDIDFCIDKLINLRIFDDENGKLNLSVKDIRGELLIVSNFTIYGNTKKGRRPSYTDSAAVNEAQEIYNLFVKKLEQTGVRFETGEFGQYMRIVSENDGPVNLIIDSK; this is encoded by the coding sequence ATGAAAATAATAATTCAAAGAGTAAATTTTGCAGAAATATTTGTAAACAATAAATTTAAAGGGAAAATTCAAAAGGGAATAGTTGCGTATATTGGAGTTGCTAACGGGGATTCTGTAAAGGATATTGATTTTTGTATTGATAAACTGATTAATCTGAGAATTTTTGATGATGAGAATGGTAAGCTGAATTTATCAGTAAAAGATATAAGAGGAGAATTATTAATTGTGAGTAATTTTACAATTTATGGAAATACAAAAAAAGGAAGAAGACCAAGCTATACTGATTCGGCGGCAGTTAACGAAGCCCAGGAAATTTATAATCTTTTTGTAAAAAAACTGGAGCAGACAGGAGTTAGATTTGAAACTGGGGAATTTGGACAGTATATGAGAATTGTTTCTGAAAATGACGGACCTGTAAATTTGATAATTGATTCAAAATAA
- a CDS encoding aspartate-semialdehyde dehydrogenase gives MKNYKVAIIGATGLVGRTFLKVLKERNFPVEKLYLYASKNSAGKKIEFNGTEYTVIELKDDTIADDIDVALFSAGGGVSLEYAPKFKAKGAVVIDNSSAWRMDENIPLIVPEANPEALENHPGIIANPNCSTIQVMPVLKVLQEKYGLKRVIYSTYQAVAGSGQRGLDDLEANLKGEPSKGYPHQIAFNALPHIDVFLDNGYTKEEEKMINETRKILNLPDLKVTATCVRVPVRYGHAVSVNVELERPFELEDVIRAFEEKEGIVVQNDGKDNVYPMPINAQDTDEVYVGRIRRDFSADNALNLWVVADNIRKGAATNTIQIAETLIKKGAL, from the coding sequence ATGAAAAATTACAAAGTAGCAATTATTGGAGCAACTGGACTTGTTGGAAGAACATTTTTAAAAGTGCTGAAAGAAAGAAACTTTCCAGTAGAAAAATTATACCTTTATGCTTCGAAAAATTCAGCTGGTAAAAAAATTGAATTTAATGGAACAGAATATACTGTTATTGAACTAAAAGATGACACAATAGCTGATGATATTGATGTGGCTTTATTTTCGGCTGGTGGAGGAGTATCGCTTGAATATGCTCCAAAATTTAAAGCAAAAGGTGCAGTTGTTATAGATAACAGCAGTGCTTGGAGAATGGATGAAAATATTCCGTTAATAGTTCCTGAAGCAAATCCGGAAGCACTAGAAAATCATCCAGGAATTATTGCAAATCCAAACTGTTCGACAATTCAGGTAATGCCTGTATTAAAAGTTTTACAGGAAAAATATGGATTAAAAAGAGTAATCTACTCAACTTATCAGGCCGTGGCAGGTTCTGGACAGAGAGGACTTGATGATTTGGAAGCTAATCTAAAAGGAGAGCCTTCAAAAGGGTATCCTCATCAAATTGCATTTAATGCATTGCCGCATATTGATGTTTTCTTAGATAATGGATATACAAAAGAAGAAGAAAAAATGATCAATGAAACTAGAAAAATATTGAATTTGCCAGATTTAAAAGTAACTGCAACTTGTGTAAGAGTGCCAGTTAGATATGGGCATGCAGTATCTGTAAATGTGGAATTAGAAAGACCATTTGAACTGGAAGATGTAATTCGTGCATTTGAAGAAAAAGAAGGAATTGTAGTGCAGAATGATGGCAAGGACAACGTTTATCCAATGCCGATAAATGCTCAGGATACCGATGAAGTTTATGTTGGAAGAATCAGAAGAGATTTTTCAGCAGATAATGCCCTTAACTTGTGGGTTGTGGCAGATAATATAAGAAAAGGCGCCGCTACAAACACAATTCAAATAGCTGAAACTTTAATAAAAAAAGGAGCATTATAA
- a CDS encoding NlpC/P60 family protein, with protein sequence MVRKSTFTMACMLMTVGCANLQTNEASKVKTGERSNNDFSPKNNAGNENIVVEIVGGKKEKAESDYSASSNSSEQRRRTNKSEDAVRKPEKKLDKHSDLNEKIDDLKVTRLFDENKLVDRSMPNSQLVLQKLSELKRKHQEILLNGTFSQKKTVKLQNQLLKSYSNWKGTKYSLGGDSEDGMDCSALTRRVYREVYGYELPRQTVQQVKVGAHVSKENLKPGDIVFFRPEEKNNHTAVYLGDTLFINASASKGVVISTLENTYWNKYFKYGVRIREV encoded by the coding sequence ATGGTAAGAAAATCAACGTTTACTATGGCATGTATGCTGATGACTGTAGGATGCGCTAATTTACAGACAAATGAAGCAAGCAAAGTAAAAACAGGAGAAAGAAGCAATAACGATTTTTCGCCTAAAAATAATGCAGGAAATGAAAATATTGTTGTTGAAATTGTAGGAGGAAAGAAAGAAAAAGCAGAGAGTGATTATTCTGCTTCAAGTAATAGTTCGGAACAAAGAAGAAGAACGAATAAAAGCGAAGATGCAGTAAGAAAACCTGAAAAAAAACTTGATAAACATAGTGATTTGAATGAAAAAATAGATGATTTGAAAGTTACAAGGCTATTTGATGAAAATAAATTAGTAGACCGTTCAATGCCAAATTCACAGCTGGTATTACAAAAATTATCTGAATTAAAGAGAAAGCATCAGGAAATACTGCTAAATGGAACTTTTAGTCAAAAAAAGACAGTAAAGCTGCAAAATCAGCTGTTAAAGTCATACAGCAACTGGAAAGGTACAAAATACTCACTTGGAGGAGATTCTGAAGACGGAATGGACTGCTCAGCATTAACACGTAGAGTTTATCGTGAAGTTTATGGATACGAGCTTCCAAGACAAACCGTACAGCAAGTAAAAGTAGGAGCTCATGTTTCAAAAGAAAATCTGAAACCTGGAGATATTGTGTTTTTTAGACCAGAGGAAAAAAATAATCATACAGCAGTTTATTTAGGAGATACGCTTTTTATCAATGCATCAGCTTCAAAAGGAGTTGTAATTTCGACTTTGGAAAACACATACTGGAATAAATACTTTAAATACGGTGTGAGAATAAGAGAAGTTTAA
- a CDS encoding MBL fold metallo-hydrolase, whose amino-acid sequence MEIRRFLNDNLAQSNCYVISYENYCYVVDPGEEKMTEVIGYIKENNLNLIAILLTHGHWDHILGIPTMLEYKKVPVYVSEGGYEFLFNSELSLFAWREGEFELDKENIQIVTLKENDKVGKEGKILENCSEFNFEIIETPGHSRGDICYYDRANKTLISGDTMFAGTYGRVDLPTSDPIQMGKSLKKLLALDEDVRVYPGHGFDTAIGEERRYY is encoded by the coding sequence ATGGAAATAAGGAGATTTTTGAATGACAATTTAGCGCAAAGCAACTGCTATGTAATTTCTTACGAGAACTATTGTTATGTTGTGGATCCTGGGGAGGAGAAAATGACAGAAGTTATTGGCTACATTAAGGAAAATAACCTGAATTTGATTGCGATTCTTTTGACTCACGGACACTGGGATCACATATTGGGTATTCCAACAATGCTGGAATACAAAAAAGTGCCAGTTTATGTTAGTGAAGGCGGATATGAATTCCTGTTTAATTCAGAGTTGTCACTTTTTGCCTGGAGAGAGGGAGAATTTGAATTAGATAAGGAAAATATTCAAATTGTAACATTAAAAGAAAATGATAAAGTTGGAAAAGAAGGAAAAATTCTTGAAAACTGCTCAGAATTTAACTTTGAAATAATTGAAACACCAGGGCATAGCAGAGGGGATATTTGCTATTATGACAGGGCTAACAAGACGTTAATTTCTGGAGACACAATGTTTGCTGGAACCTATGGAAGGGTAGATTTGCCTACAAGCGATCCGATTCAGATGGGAAAATCGTTAAAGAAATTGTTAGCATTGGATGAAGATGTGAGGGTATATCCGGGACATGGATTCGATACTGCAATTGGAGAAGAAAGAAGATACTATTAA
- a CDS encoding amino acid ABC transporter ATP-binding protein has protein sequence MSKKVIEIKNIRKDFGKRTVLKDVNFDVYEKEVVSIIGSSGSGKSTLLRCINLLEKPTSGQVLIHGKDAMAGDVSLVALREKVGMVFQQFNLFNNLSVLENCVIGQMKVLKKSREEAEKIAKEFLAKVGMERFVHAKPNQISGGQKQRVAIARALAMQPEVLLFDEPTSALDPEMVGEVLKVMKDLAKSGLTMIVVTHEMDFAHDVSSRVVFMDQGVIVEDDKPENIFENPKHERTKEFLSRILSK, from the coding sequence ATGAGTAAAAAAGTTATTGAAATAAAAAATATTAGAAAAGATTTTGGAAAGAGAACAGTTTTAAAGGATGTAAACTTTGATGTTTATGAAAAGGAAGTTGTAAGTATAATTGGTTCGTCTGGAAGTGGAAAATCAACACTTTTAAGATGTATAAACTTACTTGAAAAGCCTACTAGCGGACAAGTCTTAATTCATGGAAAAGATGCGATGGCAGGAGATGTGTCGCTTGTGGCATTGCGGGAAAAAGTAGGAATGGTGTTTCAGCAGTTTAATTTGTTTAATAATTTAAGTGTTCTGGAAAACTGTGTAATTGGACAAATGAAAGTCTTAAAGAAATCACGTGAAGAAGCCGAAAAAATAGCAAAAGAATTTTTGGCAAAAGTAGGAATGGAACGTTTTGTTCATGCAAAGCCAAATCAAATTTCGGGCGGTCAGAAGCAACGGGTGGCAATAGCGAGAGCATTGGCAATGCAGCCAGAAGTTTTACTGTTTGACGAGCCGACATCAGCGCTAGATCCTGAAATGGTTGGAGAAGTTCTGAAAGTAATGAAAGATTTGGCAAAAAGTGGACTTACAATGATTGTGGTAACGCATGAAATGGATTTTGCCCATGATGTTTCGAGCCGAGTTGTGTTTATGGATCAAGGTGTAATTGTGGAAGATGACAAGCCTGAAAATATCTTTGAAAATCCAAAGCATGAAAGAACTAAGGAATTTTTGAGCAGAATACTAAGTAAATAA
- the clpB gene encoding ATP-dependent chaperone ClpB, with the protein MEQNFTQKSIEAISEANNFAIRYRHSDIKVEHLLLALVGQMDGLIPSVLKKMGIDTTDMIRKIESKLESFPKIEGGNSEPRANSELNRVLVGARDIAKKMGDSYISTEHLFLASYDNNSFLKDYGINKKQFETVLENVRGGRKIMTDNPESTYEALDKFGKDLVELARKGKLDPIIGRDNEIRRAIQILSRRNKNNPILIGEPGVGKTAIAEGIAQRILKGDVPENLKDKTIFSLDMGALVAGAKYRGEFEERLKAVLEEIEKSEGRIILFIDEVHNIVGAGKTEGSMDAGNLLKPMLARGEIKVIGATTIDEYRKYIEKDAALERRFQPVMVDEPTVEDTISILRGLKEKFEIFHGIRITDNAIVTAATMSDRYINDRFLPDKAIDLIDEAAAKVKTEINSMPTELDEVTRRVMQLEIEKVALEKEKDQASKDRLVTLEKELAELNEKKAAFKAQWESEKQEVEKIQNINTEIEKVKLQIADAQRKNDYNKLAELQYGKLPALEKQRADEEEKAKNQNPDANKLLKQEIDSEEIAEIVGKWTGIPVSKLLQGEREKILHLAEQMMKRVIGQDEAITTISDTIIRSRAGLKDPNRPIGSFIFLGPTGVGKTYLTKTLAFNLFDDESNIIRIDMSEYMDKFSTTRLIGAPPGYVGYEEGGQLTEAVRRKPYSVILFDEIEKAHPDVFNILLQLLDDGRLTDGKGKVVDFKNTIIIMTSNIGSEIILEDPQVSEPTKEAVLNEMKHRFKPEFLNRIDDIIVFKALGKESVKNIISLILDEINDKLKEQYIKIEFTDKALDYIVNEAYDPAYGARPLKRFVQKDIETNLSKMILSNEVPENSTVVLDSDGEKLIYDVKK; encoded by the coding sequence ATGGAACAGAACTTTACGCAAAAAAGTATTGAGGCTATTTCAGAGGCTAATAACTTTGCGATTAGATATAGACATTCTGATATAAAGGTGGAACATTTGCTGCTTGCTCTTGTGGGGCAGATGGATGGATTGATTCCTAGTGTGCTTAAGAAAATGGGGATTGATACGACTGATATGATTAGGAAAATTGAGAGCAAACTGGAAAGTTTTCCTAAGATTGAAGGCGGAAATAGTGAGCCAAGAGCGAATAGTGAATTAAATAGAGTTCTCGTTGGAGCAAGAGATATTGCAAAGAAAATGGGAGACAGCTATATTAGTACAGAACATTTGTTTTTGGCAAGTTATGATAATAACAGCTTTTTAAAAGATTATGGAATAAATAAGAAACAGTTTGAAACTGTACTTGAAAATGTAAGAGGAGGTAGAAAAATTATGACAGATAATCCAGAAAGTACATACGAAGCATTAGATAAATTTGGAAAAGATCTGGTTGAACTGGCTCGAAAAGGTAAACTTGATCCAATTATTGGAAGAGATAATGAAATCCGACGGGCTATACAGATTTTATCAAGAAGAAATAAAAATAATCCGATTCTGATTGGTGAGCCTGGAGTTGGGAAAACAGCTATTGCAGAAGGGATTGCACAAAGAATACTAAAAGGCGATGTGCCAGAAAATTTGAAGGACAAGACAATTTTCTCGCTTGATATGGGTGCCTTGGTTGCAGGAGCGAAATATCGTGGTGAATTTGAGGAAAGATTAAAAGCGGTACTAGAAGAAATTGAAAAAAGTGAAGGAAGAATAATTCTTTTCATTGATGAAGTACATAATATTGTGGGAGCAGGGAAAACAGAGGGATCTATGGATGCTGGAAACCTTTTGAAGCCAATGCTTGCACGTGGGGAAATAAAGGTTATTGGGGCTACTACGATTGATGAATATAGAAAATATATTGAAAAGGATGCGGCGCTTGAGCGTAGATTTCAGCCTGTAATGGTAGATGAGCCGACTGTGGAAGATACAATTTCAATTTTACGTGGATTGAAAGAAAAATTTGAAATTTTCCATGGAATTAGAATTACGGACAATGCTATAGTTACTGCGGCTACAATGAGTGACAGATATATAAATGACAGATTTTTACCAGATAAGGCGATTGATTTGATTGACGAGGCGGCTGCAAAAGTGAAGACTGAAATTAATTCGATGCCGACAGAACTTGATGAAGTTACAAGACGTGTTATGCAGCTTGAAATTGAAAAAGTGGCACTTGAGAAGGAAAAAGATCAGGCTTCTAAGGATAGACTTGTTACATTGGAAAAAGAATTGGCAGAACTTAATGAGAAAAAGGCTGCATTTAAGGCACAATGGGAAAGTGAAAAGCAGGAAGTTGAAAAAATTCAAAATATTAATACAGAAATTGAAAAAGTTAAGCTTCAAATTGCTGATGCACAAAGAAAAAATGACTATAACAAACTGGCTGAACTGCAATACGGTAAATTGCCAGCACTGGAAAAACAAAGGGCAGATGAAGAAGAAAAAGCCAAAAATCAAAATCCGGATGCAAATAAATTATTAAAACAGGAAATTGACAGTGAAGAAATAGCAGAAATTGTTGGAAAATGGACTGGAATACCAGTTTCAAAATTATTACAGGGAGAACGTGAAAAAATCTTACATCTTGCAGAACAGATGATGAAAAGAGTAATCGGACAAGATGAAGCAATCACAACAATAAGTGACACAATAATTCGTTCACGTGCTGGATTAAAAGATCCAAACCGTCCAATTGGTTCATTCATTTTCTTAGGACCAACAGGTGTTGGTAAGACTTATTTGACAAAAACTCTTGCATTTAACCTGTTTGACGATGAAAGCAATATTATTAGAATTGATATGAGTGAATACATGGATAAATTCAGCACCACAAGATTAATCGGAGCGCCTCCAGGGTATGTAGGATACGAAGAAGGTGGTCAGTTGACAGAAGCTGTAAGAAGAAAACCTTATTCAGTAATCCTGTTTGACGAAATTGAAAAGGCTCATCCAGATGTATTTAATATTCTGTTGCAGCTACTTGACGATGGAAGGCTTACAGATGGTAAAGGGAAAGTTGTAGACTTTAAGAACACAATTATCATTATGACTTCAAATATTGGAAGTGAAATCATATTAGAAGATCCGCAAGTTTCAGAGCCAACAAAAGAAGCTGTATTAAATGAAATGAAACATAGATTTAAGCCAGAATTCTTGAACAGAATTGACGATATTATCGTATTTAAAGCATTAGGAAAAGAAAGCGTAAAAAATATTATCTCACTTATCCTTGATGAAATAAACGATAAATTAAAGGAACAATACATAAAAATTGAATTTACAGACAAAGCTCTGGACTACATCGTAAACGAGGCTTATGATCCAGCTTACGGAGCAAGACCTCTAAAACGTTTTGTTCAAAAAGATATAGAAACTAACTTATCAAAAATGATTTTAAGCAACGAAGTACCTGAAAATAGTACAGTTGTGCTGGATAGTGATGGGGAAAAATTAATTTACGATGTGAAGAAATAA
- a CDS encoding type II toxin-antitoxin system RelB/DinJ family antitoxin: MNLRIDDTIKKNAEQTCSDMGFSLSAAITIYLKKLGSEKRIPFEITPDPFYSKQNMERLNQSIQNVKEGKTTLKEHELIEVE, encoded by the coding sequence ATTAATTTACGAATTGATGATACCATCAAGAAAAATGCTGAACAGACATGTTCTGATATGGGATTTTCTTTATCAGCCGCTATAACAATCTATTTAAAAAAATTAGGTTCTGAAAAACGGATACCATTTGAAATAACCCCAGATCCATTTTATAGCAAACAAAATATGGAACGCCTAAATCAATCAATCCAAAATGTAAAAGAGGGAAAAACTACATTAAAAGAACACGAATTAATTGAGGTGGAATAG
- a CDS encoding ABC transporter substrate-binding protein/permease: MKFSTIKNKILVLLVFVATFITGYSDDIKVGMECGYAPFNWFQNDAKNGAVKVDGGYCGGYDVEIAKVIAKKLNKNLVIVKTKWEALLGPALTSGKVDLVIAGMSATPERRQSLTFSKPYYESDLVVVVKKNGKYANAKSINDFAGAKITGQLNTLHYDVIDQMKGVQKQTAMESFPAMIVALNSGKIDGYISERPGAMAAQFSNPNLKFISFDKNTGFKYDTEEVNVAIGMKLGNTELEEKINKILDEDLTPKARQRIMEKSIQNQPNEASRSFFGWVIFFIKNDWMTFVKGTVSTLYISITGTVVGFFIGLLVALLRYSEAEIDGQSHKYKKTGLKFLNWLSSIYIAVFRGTPMIVQSMVIYYGLSQVFHINLSPMVAALFIVSINTGAYMSEIIRGGIDSIDNGQFEAAKAIGMTNFQLMQSIIFPQMFRNILPMIGNELIVNIKDTSVLNVISVTELFFISNSVVGTYSRYYEVFIITSVIYFFLTFTLSLILKQIEKRIDGPQHFEFLDDANGEEK; the protein is encoded by the coding sequence ATGAAATTCAGTACAATAAAAAATAAAATATTAGTATTATTAGTTTTTGTTGCAACTTTCATAACAGGCTATAGTGATGATATAAAAGTTGGGATGGAGTGTGGATATGCTCCTTTCAACTGGTTTCAAAATGATGCTAAAAATGGTGCTGTAAAAGTTGATGGAGGTTATTGTGGCGGATATGACGTTGAAATAGCCAAAGTTATTGCAAAAAAATTGAATAAAAATTTGGTAATTGTAAAAACGAAATGGGAAGCATTGCTTGGTCCTGCACTGACTTCTGGAAAAGTTGATTTAGTTATAGCGGGAATGTCTGCAACGCCCGAAAGACGTCAAAGTCTGACATTTTCAAAACCATATTATGAATCAGATTTAGTAGTAGTTGTGAAAAAGAATGGAAAATATGCAAATGCCAAATCAATTAATGATTTTGCAGGAGCAAAAATTACAGGGCAATTAAACACACTTCACTATGATGTTATTGATCAGATGAAAGGCGTACAGAAGCAAACTGCAATGGAAAGTTTTCCAGCTATGATAGTAGCATTAAATTCAGGGAAAATAGACGGATACATATCAGAAAGACCTGGAGCTATGGCAGCTCAGTTTTCAAATCCTAATTTAAAATTCATTTCATTTGATAAGAATACAGGATTTAAATACGATACGGAAGAAGTGAATGTAGCTATTGGAATGAAATTAGGAAATACAGAGCTGGAGGAAAAAATCAATAAAATATTAGATGAAGATTTAACTCCTAAAGCACGTCAACGTATTATGGAAAAGTCTATACAAAATCAGCCAAATGAAGCCTCGCGTTCATTTTTTGGATGGGTAATATTTTTTATTAAAAATGACTGGATGACATTTGTGAAAGGTACAGTTTCAACACTGTATATTTCAATTACGGGTACAGTAGTTGGATTTTTCATTGGATTACTGGTTGCATTATTAAGGTATTCAGAAGCAGAAATTGATGGACAGTCTCATAAGTATAAAAAAACTGGATTAAAATTTTTAAACTGGCTTTCTTCAATTTATATTGCTGTATTTAGAGGAACCCCAATGATAGTACAGTCAATGGTAATTTATTACGGATTATCACAAGTATTTCATATTAATCTGTCACCAATGGTAGCGGCACTGTTTATTGTATCAATAAATACAGGTGCATATATGAGTGAAATTATACGTGGAGGAATTGATTCCATTGATAACGGACAGTTTGAAGCGGCAAAAGCTATTGGAATGACAAATTTTCAGTTGATGCAAAGTATCATTTTTCCACAGATGTTTAGAAATATTTTACCAATGATTGGAAATGAGCTTATTGTAAATATTAAAGATACATCTGTATTAAATGTAATAAGTGTTACTGAACTGTTCTTTATTTCAAATTCTGTTGTGGGAACTTATTCACGTTATTATGAAGTATTTATTATAACAAGTGTGATTTACTTCTTCTTAACGTTTACATTATCATTAATCTTAAAACAAATCGAAAAACGAATTGACGGTCCTCAACATTTTGAATTTTTGGATGATGCTAATGGGGAGGAGAAATAA
- a CDS encoding MgtC/SapB family protein, whose amino-acid sequence MIDFIKITNELFKNSFVNELTVEVVSLRLLLAVVFGGIVGYTREKDNKPAGFRTHILVCFGAAIISMVQDQLRLNILELASVNLKLSGVIKTDLGRLGSQVVSGIGFLGAGSIMKEKGETVGGMTTAAGIWATGCAGLGIGWGFYNLAIPAIVFMLVIIVIFKKFEPKIVKKIKVLKFEVKFMENQNYAKGLLATYEVFNQKLIKITQIDKNQAENTAIFTVNMDEKIDISDIIVSLSAIKAVEVVKENYN is encoded by the coding sequence ATGATTGATTTTATAAAAATAACGAACGAACTTTTTAAAAATAGTTTTGTAAATGAACTAACTGTAGAAGTTGTTTCTCTTAGATTGCTGCTGGCAGTTGTTTTTGGTGGAATTGTTGGATATACACGTGAAAAAGATAATAAACCTGCAGGATTTAGAACGCATATATTGGTATGTTTTGGAGCGGCAATTATTTCTATGGTACAGGATCAGTTGAGACTTAATATTCTGGAACTTGCCAGCGTAAATTTAAAATTATCTGGGGTTATAAAAACAGATTTGGGAAGACTAGGTTCTCAAGTTGTAAGTGGAATAGGATTTCTAGGTGCAGGAAGCATAATGAAAGAAAAGGGGGAAACTGTTGGAGGAATGACAACTGCCGCTGGAATATGGGCAACAGGCTGTGCAGGACTTGGAATAGGATGGGGATTTTATAATTTAGCAATTCCAGCAATAGTATTTATGCTTGTAATAATAGTGATATTTAAAAAATTTGAACCTAAAATTGTAAAAAAAATAAAAGTTTTAAAATTTGAAGTAAAATTCATGGAAAATCAAAATTATGCCAAAGGTCTTTTGGCAACATACGAAGTATTTAATCAGAAGTTGATAAAAATAACACAAATAGATAAAAATCAAGCTGAGAATACAGCAATTTTTACTGTGAATATGGATGAAAAAATTGATATTTCTGATATAATTGTATCACTTTCAGCTATTAAGGCTGTGGAAGTTGTGAAAGAGAACTATAATTAA